The window TGGGTTAATACGAGAAGCTGATGGACATACCGCCGTAGAAGGCATCTTGACCATTTTCTGCGTCAAAAAGATTCTGCGTATCGTCTCCTCCTGGGCCTTGTTCTCCGTCCGTCAGGAGGGCGCGTGACCATTGGAACTCTGGAGTAACCGTCAGAAATCCTTTATATGATACCGGAAGATTCAGTGTCATAGAAACAGCCTTATTTGTGCTGTTCTCTTCATCAAGGTTATTGGAAAGCAGTACGGCCTTCGACCCGACGCCCACAGCAAAATTATCGCCGACCTGGAATGAGCGTGAAAGATCAACGGTGACGTACCAGGGCCTTTCCTGCATGCTGTTTAAGGTGTTTTTACTGTAATTATCAAGGCCAAGGAGCACAGAAGATCCGTTGGGTTCTTTTTCACCTGTAGTATAAATATAACCAGCAGAAAAACCGAGCCGTCCTTCTGATCCTTCATAGGAGAGAGTAATATCCTGACCATCAAACTGTCCTTGGTCAGTAAACAAACCCTTCACCATGTTCTTTGGTTGTCCTAAGGAGAGACTAACGCCCGGAGAGCTATCATCATTGAGGCCGCCATACATTCCAGCAGCCAGTAAAAGACTGCTCACCGCACTCTCTTCATAGGCTCTGCTTATGAAATTCTGCTTGGCATCTTCAGCTTGAACGGATTTATTTCCGACCAATAATGCTGTCAGTGCAACGCACAGATATGGAATTTTTTTGATGACCATTTTTTTTCTCTGGAATGTAGTAGTTATCTTTAATCTTATTTTACTATAGTGCTTGCAAAGAAAAATGGCAATACAAAAAACTGTACAAAGTGGTACGCGTTTAAAAAAATAAAACTGATTTGCGTGAGTGCCAAGGGAAAAGATTTTTTTGATCTATAGAAGATGCGGAGTAATCAAGGCAAAAAAGGTTTCTACGTTTGCTCCAGCACTTTCGTAATTCGCGCTGAAAAACCAGCCGATATGAGTGCGGCAGTTCATGCAGAGCGCATACTGCCAGAGATATCCTGAGAACCAGCTGAATTCCCCGGTTGGCTTTCCCTTGACAAGGCAACCGAGGGCATCCTGGAAGCAGCGGATCTCAAAGGTAATGCCTGAGGGATTGAAAAAAACGTGTTCATGCCGTCCCTGCTTGCTTATTGCCTGATCCTTGGCCGTGAGGGGAGTTAAGCAGGTACGACATCGGATCGGCTCCTCTTTCTTGTTCTGCAACCTGCTGGTTGTATCGTCCAGCAGGTTGTTTGCTTCACCAGTATTTGAGCCGAGATCCAGCAGGAATAAATTAGGTTGTGGCAGGGCGGTAATGGTCCACAATGGCGGCCACCATATCAGGAATGGTATAATTTTCTGGTTGAATGTCAACGTTCAGGCCGTTCTTTCGTACAGTCTCTGCGGTGACCGGCCCGATGGCTGCAATCTTGACGCCCTCCAGGAGCTGATGTAATTCCTGCTTATTTTTCGCGTCGATCATGGTCAAGAAGTTTGTTACGGTAGAAGAACTGGTAAAGGTCACCAGTTCGATATTGCCGTCTGCCAGCTCTTCTCGGAGCTCGTCTTTGCGTCCCTGCGGAGGTACGTTGCGATATACCGGGGCCACGGTCACTGTTGCGCCTGCATCCTGGAGCATCTCCGGCAGTGTTTCCATCGCCTTTTCCGCTCTGGGGAGCAGGACATGCTTTCCTGCTATATCGCCTGCGAGCAGGGATTCCGCCAAACCTGCGCCTGTGAATTTTTCTGGGATTAAGTCAGCGCGAATGCCGTGCTTGAGCAGCTCATCAGCTGTTGCCCGGCCCACAGCGCCAATGCAGCAGCCGGATAAAATGCGACTGTCTTTCCCTGTTGCCTCCAATCTCTTGAAGAAATAGGTAATGGCGTTCAGGCTGGTAAAGAGGACCCAATCGTAGCTGCTCATGTTTTCTACAGCGTGGTCCAGCTGGCTGTAGTCATCTACCGGTTCAATATGAATGGTGGAATATTCCAGGCAATCCGCGCCATTTTCTTCCAGCAGCGAAACTAGCTCGCTGGCCTGCTCGCGGGTACGGGTAACAACCATGCGCTTGCCAAACAAGGGCCGGCGTTCAAACCAGTCAACGGTATCGCGCAGATTGACCACTTCGCCGACGATAACCAAGGCAGGGGGGGCAATGTTAGCTTCGCGAACCACATCGGTAATTGTTTCCAGAGTGCCAACGACAGAGCGTTGAATCGGGGTTGAGGCCCAGCGGACCACAGCTACCGGGGTCTTAGGATCACGCCCATGCTCCAGAAGTTTGGAGGTGATAATCGGCAGATTCTTAATGCCCATATAGACGACGATGGTGCCAGCACCGGTGGCCAGTTTATCCCAGGCCACGGTGGATTCCCGTTTGCCGGTGGCTTCGTGGCCGGTTACAAAGGCCACAGAAGTGGTGTAGCCCCGATGGGTGATGGGAATACCTGCGTAGGTGGCCGCAGCGGTTGCAGAGGTAACACCTGGAACCACCTCGAAATCGATCCCAGCTTCGACCAATTCCTGAATTTCCTCGGCACCACGACCGAAGATAAAGGGATCACCGCCTTTGAGGCGAACGACCCGTTTACCGGAAGCGCCGTATTCCACGAGGAGTTGATTGATGCCTTCCTGGGTGTAGGCGTGGAGTCCACCACCTTTTTTACCGACGTAGATCAGTTCGGCAGTATCTGGGACATGCTTAAGGAGTTTTTTGTTCACCAGATAGTCGTAGAATACGACTTCTGCCCGCTGGAGGAGATATTTTCCCCGCAGAGTGAGGAGGCCTGGATCACCAGGACCCGCGCCAACGAGGTAGACTTTGCCTTTTATATTTTTTTCGCTCATGAGTTTGCTTATACGTTTTGTATTGGGCAGCTGATGTGGATTGAATGCGTCAATATGCTTCAGCTGGATTGCTTGATAATACTATTTTTTTTTATTGCTTGTGTGAGTGCGTTGAAACTACGCGAGCGGTTATTGTCCAGATTCAGATATCTACCAATAGCTCGCGAACCTGAGACTTTTTGATAGCGCGTGTTGGTTAGTTTTTGTAACTCACGGGATGGATTTGGTAGGTTGTCCGGTTGTCGAAACTTCTTTTTATCCTGGTTCTTGGCAAGTCCGGTTATTCCAAGCCCTTTTTCCACAGAGTGTAGGTCTCCAAGATAAAAACTCTCCAATTCATGGCATGCTATCCGGACAATTGCATCGGGTCGTCCGACCTTAATGCATTTATTTAATAGATTTTCTTTTATTTTCCGACAATCTCCTGCGTCTTGATCTCGCAAAATTATGAACCAAGAATCAGGTTGTTTCCATAGTTGCAATTTGCGGGAGATCTGTTTCTCCAGATCCTGTTTTCCCTCAAAGACGACGAAGCGTGGAACGATATGTTCCGGTAAAATTTTAGGCAGGATGCCGTGCAGCATCTCTTTTGCCGACGGCTCTTCCAGAAAAAAAACTAGAGTAGTCATCTGGGGTCTGCACCTTCAAAAAATCCTTGTTTCCATAGATACCCCATTTGATCGCCATCGTTCATATAGGCTGAAATTTGCTCGTCATCCATAGCTCTCTTGACTTTGGTATAACCATTTTCTTTAACCAACCAAAAAACTTCTTCAAGTAGAGCAGCATTAAGAAAGTCAGGAGAATGAGTAGAGACAAAAACTTGACCGCCCCGATTTGCATAGGAACGAAATTCTTCGGCCAGTTCCAGAAGCAAGGTTGGGTAGAGTTGGTTTTCCGGTTCTTCAACACAAAGTAGAGGATGGGGGCTTGGATCATAGAGGAGAACCAGATAGGCAAACATTTTGATCGTTCCATCAGAGACATATTTATCGATGAAAGGATCTTTGAAGGAACCGTCTTGGAATTTGAGCAGCAGTCGCTCATCACGTGTTGCTTCAGGTTCGATACTGCCTATTCCCGGCACCCGTTCCTTCATGCTGGTAATAATATGATTGAACTCTTCCCTATGGTTGTCGTATAGGTGTTTGGCTACCAGCTGCAGGTTGTCACCGGAAACAGAGAGATGCTCAGCATATCCAATGTCATCTTTACTTCCACGTGCAAGATTGATATGAAAGTCGGACACATGCCAGTTCTCCAGCATCTGGCGAAAAGCGTTGGCGGCCTTGAAGCGCTGAAATTGACCCAAGCCCTTAATGGCGAGTATATCAGGGCTGTCTAATTGTTGTTCTTCCCGGTCCAACTCATCTTCAGTCTTGTTGAAATCTTCTTCATTAGTGACAGCAGAACCACAACCCCGTTGAAAATTAAGAAAATGATATGGTGAACCATATGCACCCCGTTTGTAACGGAGAATTTCTCTTTTAACAATAGCCTTTCCCCGCTCTTGAGCTATTTCAAGAAGATAAGTGACCAGTCGTTCACTGCCGGTGATGTTAAGCCGAAATTGCAATTCAATTGAGATTGTCTCTTCTGCTTTGCCCCGACTGACCATCTCCTGGAATCCTCCTCGGCTGCGCAGAGCCCGAGTTACATTATAAGCAAGGCAATCCTTGAGGAAACCAAAAACATCAAACAAGGTTGTCTTGCCTGTACCGTTTGCACCCACAACAATGCAGAAAGCCGGGATGTTAGTAAGTTCGACATTCTCAAAGCTTTTGAAGTTTCTTAGGCGAATTGTTTCAATTTTCATCGTCGTGAGCGGTTATTACTTGCATCAATTAAGGTTATCTGATTTCGTTGGAGTAAACTTCATCCAGGATCGCCTTGCCGCCTCGGTCAAGCAGGATTTCTGCGAGAGTAACGCCGATTTTTTCCGCATCAGCTACTGTGCCGCTGAGCTGCTCCCTGAGGATGGTCTTACCATCCAACGAGGCAATAAGGCCGGTGAGGGTCACGGTATCGTTATCAACCGTGGCGAAACCACCGATGGGTACCTGGCAACCACCTTCCAGGCGGAGGAGGAAGGCACGTTCCGCAGCAACGGCTGTGGCTGTTTTTTGATCATGGAGGAATTGCATCCCCTCCATGAGTTCGCTGTCCGTAATCCGTAACTCAATGCCCAGTGAACCCTGCCCAATGGCCGGTAACATTTGTTCTGGAGTGAACAGAGCGGTAATGCGCCTTTGCATGCCAAGACGATTCAGGCCAGCGCCTGCCAGGATTATGGCATCATATTCTCCTTCATCTAATTTACGCAGGCGGGTATCCAAGTTGCCGCGCAGATCCCGAATTTCCAGATCAGGGCGTAGGCAGATCAGCTGGGATTTACGGCGGAGGCTGGAGGTGCCGATAACCGCGCCTTGGGGCAGCTCATCGATATTTTTATAACTCACAGAAACAAAGGCATCCTGAGGGATTTCTCGCTCCGGGACAATGGCGACCTGCAAGCCCTCAGGGAGTTCGGCAGGGACGTCCTTCATAGAATGCACGGCCAGATCTACGCGTTCATCCAGCAGGGCATCCTCAATCTCTTTGACAAACAGGCCCTTACCGCCCACCTTGGCCAGCGGTACATCGAGGATTTTATCGCCCTTGGTGATGATTTTCACCAGCTCGACGGTGCTGTCAGGGTATTGCTGTTCAATTTGCTTTTTTACCCAGGTGGACTGGGTAACGGCCAACATACTGGCGCGGGTTCCTATGCGTATTATCTTTCTCATGCTTTTTTTGAAATTATGCTTGCAGGTTGTATTTTCGTCATAATCTTATTCGACCCAGCGGATAAATTGCTCTGTACGCCGATCGCGCATTCCTTTGGGCTGCTGCTTGGGGTTTCCAATCATGCAACCTGTGAGTGCCCAGCCTTTTGGTGGTAATCCAAGGAGATTCATAAACTGGGTGTTTTTTGTTAAGCTATTAGTAACAGAGAGCATCTGAAAGCCCACACCGTGTGCTGTTGCAGTCAGCCACATATTTTCCATGACATGGGCTAAGCTTTGCTTCGCAATAGGAGGGAAACCTTTTTTCTCCGCAGCCACGATGTAAAATGAACCCTCAGTGAGGGCAGGGATTCCTTTCTCTGCTGTAGCATTGAGCCTGTCTGCAAAGAACAGCATCTTGTTGCGCAGAAAAGGAAAGAGCCGAACCGCCATACCGATCTTAAAGGCCCCGCTACGAAGCTGGGTAGTAATAATCTGTCGGGCCTGATCCATTGTGTCTGTACCTTGGCGAAAGATAAAGATGCGGCGAATATCCTTGAGCGGAATCCCGGTGCCAGCAGCGAAAGGGGCATAGACCGCAGCCTCGACGATTTTTTCCAGGACCTCATCCGGTACCTGGCCGGAAAAACTCCGACAAGAGCGGCGGGTGCGGATGACCTCTTCAAGGACTGCTATCTGTTGTGGATCTGTCATGCCTGCACTCTATACTTAATAGGGTGCTTCTGCTGGCCCATCATAGCCGCATCGCCCTGTCCTCGGGGAGTTGATGATGGGTATGAGGTTATGGTCTTCATGCTCTTTATCTTTTGCATGCTGTGTACATAAGAGAGCAAATTCGTCGTCATTCTCTGTGCAACCTGTACAGAG is drawn from Candidatus Electrothrix aestuarii and contains these coding sequences:
- a CDS encoding DUF4276 family protein, with product MTTLVFFLEEPSAKEMLHGILPKILPEHIVPRFVVFEGKQDLEKQISRKLQLWKQPDSWFIILRDQDAGDCRKIKENLLNKCIKVGRPDAIVRIACHELESFYLGDLHSVEKGLGITGLAKNQDKKKFRQPDNLPNPSRELQKLTNTRYQKVSGSRAIGRYLNLDNNRSRSFNALTQAIKKNSIIKQSS
- the cobA gene encoding uroporphyrinogen-III C-methyltransferase, producing the protein MSEKNIKGKVYLVGAGPGDPGLLTLRGKYLLQRAEVVFYDYLVNKKLLKHVPDTAELIYVGKKGGGLHAYTQEGINQLLVEYGASGKRVVRLKGGDPFIFGRGAEEIQELVEAGIDFEVVPGVTSATAAATYAGIPITHRGYTTSVAFVTGHEATGKRESTVAWDKLATGAGTIVVYMGIKNLPIITSKLLEHGRDPKTPVAVVRWASTPIQRSVVGTLETITDVVREANIAPPALVIVGEVVNLRDTVDWFERRPLFGKRMVVTRTREQASELVSLLEENGADCLEYSTIHIEPVDDYSQLDHAVENMSSYDWVLFTSLNAITYFFKRLEATGKDSRILSGCCIGAVGRATADELLKHGIRADLIPEKFTGAGLAESLLAGDIAGKHVLLPRAEKAMETLPEMLQDAGATVTVAPVYRNVPPQGRKDELREELADGNIELVTFTSSSTVTNFLTMIDAKNKQELHQLLEGVKIAAIGPVTAETVRKNGLNVDIQPENYTIPDMVAAIVDHYRPATT
- a CDS encoding AAA family ATPase — encoded protein: MKIETIRLRNFKSFENVELTNIPAFCIVVGANGTGKTTLFDVFGFLKDCLAYNVTRALRSRGGFQEMVSRGKAEETISIELQFRLNITGSERLVTYLLEIAQERGKAIVKREILRYKRGAYGSPYHFLNFQRGCGSAVTNEEDFNKTEDELDREEQQLDSPDILAIKGLGQFQRFKAANAFRQMLENWHVSDFHINLARGSKDDIGYAEHLSVSGDNLQLVAKHLYDNHREEFNHIITSMKERVPGIGSIEPEATRDERLLLKFQDGSFKDPFIDKYVSDGTIKMFAYLVLLYDPSPHPLLCVEEPENQLYPTLLLELAEEFRSYANRGGQVFVSTHSPDFLNAALLEEVFWLVKENGYTKVKRAMDDEQISAYMNDGDQMGYLWKQGFFEGADPR
- a CDS encoding nitroreductase family protein — translated: MTDPQQIAVLEEVIRTRRSCRSFSGQVPDEVLEKIVEAAVYAPFAAGTGIPLKDIRRIFIFRQGTDTMDQARQIITTQLRSGAFKIGMAVRLFPFLRNKMLFFADRLNATAEKGIPALTEGSFYIVAAEKKGFPPIAKQSLAHVMENMWLTATAHGVGFQMLSVTNSLTKNTQFMNLLGLPPKGWALTGCMIGNPKQQPKGMRDRRTEQFIRWVE
- a CDS encoding cereblon family protein, which produces MWTITALPQPNLFLLDLGSNTGEANNLLDDTTSRLQNKKEEPIRCRTCLTPLTAKDQAISKQGRHEHVFFNPSGITFEIRCFQDALGCLVKGKPTGEFSWFSGYLWQYALCMNCRTHIGWFFSANYESAGANVETFFALITPHLL
- the hemC gene encoding hydroxymethylbilane synthase, whose protein sequence is MRKIIRIGTRASMLAVTQSTWVKKQIEQQYPDSTVELVKIITKGDKILDVPLAKVGGKGLFVKEIEDALLDERVDLAVHSMKDVPAELPEGLQVAIVPEREIPQDAFVSVSYKNIDELPQGAVIGTSSLRRKSQLICLRPDLEIRDLRGNLDTRLRKLDEGEYDAIILAGAGLNRLGMQRRITALFTPEQMLPAIGQGSLGIELRITDSELMEGMQFLHDQKTATAVAAERAFLLRLEGGCQVPIGGFATVDNDTVTLTGLIASLDGKTILREQLSGTVADAEKIGVTLAEILLDRGGKAILDEVYSNEIR